CGGTTGGTATCGTCTGCATTGGGTTTTCCGCCCGGCCAGCCCGTAATGGTATTCTGCAGTTTATTGAATATTTTGATATTGATATCGTAAGCCGGACCTGAATCTGCCAGCAGGTCACTCATTCCGTTTTCGATATAATCAGCATCGGTAAGCATTAAAATTGGTTTTTTAAGGTCTAATGCCAGACCTAAAACCGCTTTTCTGGTCAGTTTATCCGTCCAGACAATTTTCTCCACCAGCCACGGTTTGTTGATTCTGGTAAGTTTTGAAGAAGCTTCTTTATCCAGAATAAAAACAGCATTATCATGTTCCTGTAAAAATGAAGCCGGAACTCTGTTCGTTACTTCATCTTCAACTGATCTTTTAACAATATTCGCTTTTCCTTCTCCCCAGGCCAGTAAAATCACTCTTTTCGCTTCCATGATTTTTTTCACGCCGAGTGTGATTGCCGTTCTCGGCGTATTGTTCAATCCGAAGAAATCTTTGCTTGCCGCCACTCTTGTGATATGGTCCAGAGCCACCAGACGTGTTTTTGAGTTCTGGAGCGATCCCGACTCATTAAAACCAATGTGCCCGTTTCCTCCGATTCCCAGAATCTGCAGATCGATTCCGCCCAGTTCTTCGATTTTGGCTTCGTACTCATGGCAGTAATCCGCGATCTGTTCTTTGGTTAAAAGTCCGTCCGGGATATGGCAGTTTTCAGGTAAAATATCGACATGGTCAAACAGAAGCTCTTTCATAAAACGGACGTAGCTGTTGATTGAGTTCGGCTCCATCGGATAGTATTCGTCCAGATTAAAACTGATTACGTTTTTGAAACTAAGGCCTTCTTCTTTATGAAGACGAACCAGTTCGGCATAGAGTCCTTTTGGGGAAGATCCTGTTGCCAGACCTAAAATACACGGTTTGTTTTCTTTTTGTTTTGACTGGATTAAAGCGGCAATTTCCTGCGCAACAGCTTTTGAAGCTTCACCCGAATTTTCAAATACAACCGTATTGATGTTTTCGAAGCGTTTTTCAAATCCTGTCGCTTTGTCTATTTTACTTTTTAACATGATATAGTTTTTTTTATTCTATTAGCTGATATGCGTATTTCATCTTATAAAGATAAAACCTTTATATGCGATACGAGTATAAATTATTGATTTTAAGCAGAATATTATTTTTTATCTTTCCCATAAAGATAAAATTACCTATCAAAACTGAATCTCATTTCGCCTTGATATATTGCATTATTTTTGCATAGAAATGCGTATTTTTTGCAAAGCAAAGATAATTCAATTTATTAGTAATTTCCCAAATTCAATATGAATATTTTGTTAATATTCGTTTGAATTGTATTTAATGTGTTATAAAAAGAAAGCCATACAATCATGTATGGCTTTTCTTTTTGTAAGTATTAATTCCATTTAAAACTAATCTTTTTTTCAATTTCTGAACTTAAACTCAAAAACACCGGACAGGTCATGGCTACACGTTCTAAGATTGTTCTTGCCTTTTGATCTGCATTGCTTTTCATTTCAAAAACAATTTCAATTACGCCAATACGACGAGGTTCTGCATTCATGATTTTGGTTACTTCTGCAGTAGAACCAACAAAGTCTACTTCAATATCTCGAGCTTTAATTCCCATTACGGTCATCATGCAGCTAGCCAATGCATTAGCAACTGTATCTGTTGGAGAAAAAGCTTCTCCTTTTCCGTTATTATCTAAAGGCGCATCCGAAACGATTTCGCTTCCTGACTGCACATGAACTGATTTCGTTCTTAAATCGCCCAAATAGGTTACTTTTGATGTCATTAATTTGCTACTTTTAAAGTTAAGTCTGAATCGTAATATAAAATGTAGACGCCTTTATTGGCATGCCCTCCATCTTCTTTTTTATAAAACTGAAATTTATTATCTACTTGCTGCGTAGTCATTAAATCTGTTGTTTCTTGATATGTTTTTCCTTGAACCAAACGCATCATTGTATCAAAAGTAACATCAAAACCTCTGGTTGCGTAAGTATTTGGATACGTTTTATTTTTCAGCTTGTATTCTTTCTTAAAGATCGATGCCGATTGTTCATCGCTGTCACGTGTAACTGAAGGATACATCAATTTTAATTTTACCAGATTGTCAAAACTAATTTCATCTGTATCTAATGTGCTGTTTTGTTCTAGAATCACCAACTGTACCTGACAGGTTTTCTGAGCATCTATTAAAGCTTTAATCACCGTTTTAATCATAGCTGTATTTCCAGTTTCCATTACCACATAATTCATTCTATTAGGCAGCAGCAAACTTTTTAGATTAGCAGCATCTAAAGCACCAGTTTCTGTTAAAGATGCAAAAACAACTCCTCTTTGGTTTTGCTTGATATAACTGATAACGGATTCTTTTTTCTTATCTACAACAGCTACAATATTTCCGTTTTTAGATCTCATGTAATCAAAAATTGCATTTCGAACCACATCATTAGACGGAATCGTTTGATACAAGTTATCAATAGGATTTGCAACATCTTTAGACAATGGAGAAATTACGGGAACATTAAACAAACGAAGTGAATTCGCTGTCGTTTCAGCATTGTTTTGATAAAACGGTCCAATAACAGCATCCACATTTTGTAATTTATTCTGAGCAATTAAACTCGAAACATTAGAAGTTGTTTTCGTTTCCTGAGAATCATAAATCGAAACATCAATTGGCAGTTTCAATGTTTTAGCCGAATCAATCGCCATCATTGCTCCAGAATAAAAATCAAGGGTCATATTTAAAAATTTATCTGTTTTTAATCGGGCAGCCATTCCAGTTGTATCGCTTTGTAATTTTGCTAAATTAAATGGCAGTAATAAAACAACTTTTTTACGATCAATCTGACCTCTCTTTTTAGTCAGCTCTACAATTTCAGGATCAATAGAAACGGTTTCTGATTTTACTTTATCTACAATTTTAATCCCGCCACCAGTATTTTCATATGATTTTTCAGCAGGTTTTTCAACTTCTTTAGTCGCTATCGTTTCAGATGGTTTTTCTTGTGGCGTTACGATTGGCTGCGGTGCTACATATCCAGCAGGAACTTTCAAAACCATTCCTTCTTTTACTCCTTCAGAAAGTGAAGGATTTAAAGCAATTAGTTCATCTTGCGTTAAATGAAAAACGCGCCCTAAACTATAAAATGTTTCTTTGGGCTTAACTTGATATTCCATATAACTAACTGCTTTTTTAGAAGTCTCAGCAGTTTTTTTAGGTTCTTCGGTTTTCACAGCTGTTGTTGTTTCTGTTTTTGGCGCTTTACCTTTAATAGTCAGTCTATATCCAACAGGCAGACCTGAAACAATATCCGGATTACGTTTTTCTAATTCTTCAACAGTCATATTATACTGTTTAGCAATACCGAATTTAGTTTCTTTTGGCTGAACATCATGAAAAACATATTTTTCAGATCCACTTTCTTTCGGTTTTTTATCAGCTGTTACAGCTGTTTTGGGTGTGCTTCCTTTTGCAGGAATCACTAATTTCTGTCCTGTTTGAATGCCATCTTTTTCTAAAAACGGATTTGCTGCTTTTAAGGCTTCATCTGAAATACCATATTTATGTTCGATGCTCCAAAATGTTTCTTTTGGCTGTACTTCATGAATTATTTCTTTTGAATTACCTGCTGATTTTACCGCAGCTGTTTCTTTTTTATCCACACCTTTATTAGTTGTTGACGGAATCAATAAAACAGTATTAGGTTTTATGCCGCTTCTTGCATCAGGATTTAATTCGTAAATATCATAAGGGGTAACTTTAAATTTTTGAGCAATCTGATTGATTGTTTCACCACTCGAAACAGTATATTTAACCACTTTTCCCTGTGAAAAAGCAGAGCAGGTTACAAAAAAAACAAAGAATACTAATGTTGAAAAATATTTCATAATATGGCTTAAAACAATTTAATTTTTAATTCAATTCACAAGCTAATACTTCCTCTTATACAAGATTCACGCCATTTGTTTACTCTTCAAAAATATTATCGAAGATCGACTTCTAACTTAGCAATAATAATGTTCTTATATAACTCATCTTCTTCTTTTTTCTTGCATTGGTACAAAAGTTCTTCCATGTTTTCGAACTTATCTGCGTAAACATAATACGAAAGACTGTTTACATTGAAGAAAAAACAAGCATTAAAATCGCCTGAATCAATGAGTTTCATAATTAACTTATCTCTCATCATTGAATCTGTAAATATACCCAAAACTAAGTAATAGCCATTCGAAACTTCTTTAAGATTATCATAAACTTCAATCTTTATATTTTTTTCGTTTTTAAATGGGTTTTCTTTCAACTCTTTGCGCATTTCTTCTATCGAAATTGCTTTTGAAGTTTCTTCAGAAACTGGTTTATTTTGCTTTTTAATGGCTTCACCTTGGTATTTTTTTAGTTTTACCAAAGCCAGTTTATCATCAAATTTTCGGGCTTCCATACTATAATAAGAAGCTTTACTGATGTGACGTTTTACTTCAATTTGTTTTTGAGTATCTAATGAATCAATCTTGGCAATTAAAAGCTGGTTTTGAGCGTCGCCTTTTTCCTGATCTATTTTATAACGTTTAATTTCTTCTAACGAAAGTCGCTGTTGTAACGAGGTTACGTTATTATTTTTTTCGCTTTCGCGGACTTTTTTCTTGTACTCCTGATTTTCTTCTACGGCTATTTTTTCCACTTTATTCATTAAACCAGCATATGCTTTTCTGTTTTCTGCCAATTCTTTTTTTAGTTGAGAAGACAAATCACTTGTTTTACCGATGCTTTCATAAGAAAGTTTTTCTAAACGTTTAGATTCATCTACATTCAAGATATCCATGCGTTTTAATTCTTTCAAATCGCTGTTCATCGCATTTACCAATGAATCTAATTTTGCCATTAAAATATCCTGAACATTTTTATTGGCTTCTAAAACCAAACGTAGTTTTTCAACCGAATTTTCTTTTGAACCATTCATATCATTCAGATTCACTTTCAAATCGTTAATCTTTATAATTTTCTGGTTCATTTCTTTTTGAACCACAAGTCGGTCTTTTAAATCTTCAATTTCAACTGTTTTGGCTTTTGTTTTTTCAACCACAACTTGTTTTTCGGCTAAAGCCAGCATCAATTCTTCGCTTTCGTTTGCTGGTTTTATTGCTGTAGTATTGATGGCCAACTTATTTCCAACAATCAATCCGTTTACAATTTCAGGATTTTGCGATTCCAATTGATCAATTGAAATTCCGTATTTCTTAGCAATCGAAAATTTAGTTTCTTTTGGTTCTACAACATGAAAGACCGTTTCTTGATTGATTACACGAACTCTTCCGTCTATTGTTTTTCGTTTATTTGGGATGGTAATTGTCTGACCAATCTGTAAGCCATTTACCAAGATATCTTTATTGAGGTTTTCTAAATCCTGAACCGAAACATTGTATTCTCTAGCAATGCTGAACAACGATTCTTTTGCTACTACTTGATGTGTCGTTTTTGAAGAAGCTGCATTTTCTATTTTAGATGAATTTACAGTATGGGGAATAATTAATTCTTGTCCGATTTGAAGTCCGTTTACAAGAACAGCCTGATTGGCATTTTGAATAGCTTCAACTGAAACATTATATTGTTTAGACAACCCAAAGAGTGTTTCTTTTGGCGCAACAATATGGGTTTGCTGCTTTGAATTTGTATTTTCTGAGGAATGAACTGGAATCTTTATAATTTGATTGTCTTTGATTCCGTTTTGAGATTCTGGGTTGAGTTTGTAAATCTCGTCAATAGAAACCTTGTATTTCTGGGCAATAAAATAAGCGGTTTCTCCTTTTTGAATTTTATGTTCAATAATTGAATCTTGCGCAGCTATTTTGTTAAAAGACAAAATAAACACAAGAGAAATCGTTAAAAGTTCTCTCATAAATAGTAGGTTATAAAAAATTAAGGCCTTACAAATGTAAGACCTTAATTTTAATTTATGCTACTATTCCCACTCAATTGTTGCTGGTGGTTTTGAACTAATATCGTAAACGACACGGTTTACACCTTTTACTTTATTAATAATATCATTTGATACTTTCATTAAGAAATCATACGGTAAATGAACCCAGTCAGCAGTCATACCATCTGTTGACTCTACCGCTCTAAGTGCCACTACTTTTTCATAAGTACGTTCATCACCCATAACACCAACAGAGTTTACAGGAAGCAAAATTGCTCCAGCCTGCCAAACTTTATCATATAATCCCCAAGACTTTAATCCTTCAATGAAAACAGAATCTACATCTTGTAAAATTCTAACTTTCTCTGGTGTAATATCTCCTAAAATTCTAATTGATAATCCAGGTCCAGGGAAAGGATGTCTTCCTAATAATTCTGGATCTATTCCTAATGTAGCTCCCACTCGTCTTACTTCATCTTTGAAAAGCATTCTAAGTGGTTCTACAATTTTTAATTTCATATAATCTGGCAATCCACCAACGTTGTGGTGCGATTTAATGGTCGCTGATGGTCCTTTTACAGAAACCGATTCGATAACGTCTGGATAAATTGTTCCTTGCGCCAACCATTTTACGTCTTCTAATAAGTGTGATTCATCATCAAAAACTTCGATAAATACACGACCAATTGTTTTACGTTTGGTTTCAGGATCGCTGATTCCTGCCAATTCAGAAAGGAAACGGTCTCCAGCGTCAACACCTTTTACATTTAATCCCATTCCTTTGTATTGATCCAATACATTTTGGAATTCGTTTTTACGTAAAAGTCCGTTGTTTACGAAAATACAATATAAGTTTTGTCCGATTGCTTTGTTTAATAAAACTGCCGCAACAGTAGAATCTACTCCTCCAGATAAACCAAGAACTACTTTGTCGTTTCCTAATTTTTCTTTCAATTCTCCTACCATTTCTTCTACGAAAGCGTTTGGAGTAAAGTTTTGAGGAACTTCAGCAATTTTCACTAAGAAGTTTTCTAACATTTTTGATCCATCTGTAGAATGGTAAACTTCTGGATGGTATTGAATTGCATAAGTAGTTTCGCCTTCAATTTTGTAAGCTGCGTATTCTACATCATGCGTACTTGCTAATTTTACGGCATTTGTTGGAAGTGCTTTGATACTATCGCTATGGCTCATCCAAACTTGGCTGTTTTCTGAAACTCCTTCAAAAAAAGTTTCATTTTCTTTAATATAAGACAAGTTGGCTCTTCCGTATTCTCTAGTGTTTGAAGCTGCTACTTCTCCACCGCTGAAATGCGCTAAATATTGTGCTCCGTAACAAACGGCAAGCAAAGGCATTTTACCTCTAATTTGCGATAAATCAGGATGTGGCGCATCTTCTCCTCTAACAGAGAAAGGGCTTCCTCCTAAAATTACGGCTTTATAACTTGATAAATCACTTGGAATGTGATTGTAAGGAAAAATTTCGCAGAATATATTTAATTCGCGAACTCTACGCGCAATAAGCTGTGTATATTGCGATCCGAAATCTAAAATAAGTACGTTGTGTTGCATGCGCAAAAATACTTTTTAAATTCGAAATTGAAAAATCGGAACAATGAAAAAATTTATTTTTTTTTAATCGTCCGATTTTTAGGTGCAAAGGGATAAAGTGACAAAGGTTCCTAGGCAAAATTTAAAGAACCTTAACCTTTGTAACTTTGGACCTTTGTAACTTTGTAACTTTACAGAAAATCCAAACCACTCAAAAATTCGTATCTACAGAAAAACCATTTAAATTTAACTATGAAATCAAAACTTATTGCTCTGACAGTTCTTGTGTCAGTATTTTTTTCATCTTGTAATGCAGTCGATGATTTATTATCTTTTACTATTTCGAATGAAACTTCGATTAAAATCCAGAGTACATCGCCTATTAATCTGCCTTCGGAAATTATCACACCAGAAGTTACCACCAATTCTTCAGCAGAATTTGCAAACAACAAAACAAAAGCAAGTCTGGTAAAAGATGTAAAAATCAGATCGTTGAAATTATCAATCTCTGATCCTTCAGACAAAACGTTTACTTTTTTGAAATCAGTACATCTTTATATTTCAACCAACAATTCTAACGAAATAGAATTAGCGTATCAAGACAATATCAATACCTCTTCAAACACGATTGATTTAATCTGTACGGATAAAAGACTGGATGAATATATTAAAGCAGACAGTTACAAAATCAGAACACAGGTTACTTTAAAAGAAACTTTAACTAAAGACGTAACGGTAAAAGCAGATATGAAGTTTAGAGTGACTGCAGATCCATTTTAATTTTCAGGTTCAAAGCAACAAAGCGACAAAGGTTCAGAGGTAAGTGTAAAACTCTGCTTCTCTGAACCTTTGTCGCTTTGCAACTATAAAAATTACTCTTTAGTAACAATAATCGATGCCTTAAATCCTGCTGCTAGATTATCCCAGTAATCATTGGTAACCAACTGGCCTTTATCATCGTAAACCTGAATTTCGGCTGTATTTCCTCCTAAAGTTCCAATATTTAAAGCTTCGAAATCTAATTTATTGAAACCATTAGCTAGATTTATTTTTACTTGTTTAAAGTTTGCATCTAATAATATTCGCTCTG
This is a stretch of genomic DNA from Flavobacterium endoglycinae. It encodes these proteins:
- a CDS encoding OsmC family protein, with amino-acid sequence MTSKVTYLGDLRTKSVHVQSGSEIVSDAPLDNNGKGEAFSPTDTVANALASCMMTVMGIKARDIEVDFVGSTAEVTKIMNAEPRRIGVIEIVFEMKSNADQKARTILERVAMTCPVFLSLSSEIEKKISFKWN
- the nagB gene encoding glucosamine-6-phosphate deaminase — protein: MLKSKIDKATGFEKRFENINTVVFENSGEASKAVAQEIAALIQSKQKENKPCILGLATGSSPKGLYAELVRLHKEEGLSFKNVISFNLDEYYPMEPNSINSYVRFMKELLFDHVDILPENCHIPDGLLTKEQIADYCHEYEAKIEELGGIDLQILGIGGNGHIGFNESGSLQNSKTRLVALDHITRVAASKDFFGLNNTPRTAITLGVKKIMEAKRVILLAWGEGKANIVKRSVEDEVTNRVPASFLQEHDNAVFILDKEASSKLTRINKPWLVEKIVWTDKLTRKAVLGLALDLKKPILMLTDADYIENGMSDLLADSGPAYDINIKIFNKLQNTITGWPGGKPNADDTNRPERAEPAKKRVLIFSPHPDDDIISMGGTFMRLQEQGHEVHVAYQTSGNIAVADDEALRFARFVIDYNEKFGIKSGEADNIYKKAQTFLENKKNSEIDIPEVRYIKGLIRKGEARATSHFVGLPDEQIHFMELPFYETGTIEKKPIGQEDIQITMDLIEKIKPHQIYAAGDLADPHGTHKVCLDAVFESVKNLKPKAFMNDCWLWLYRGAWQEWGIDEVEMAVPMSPDQVLAKRHGIFKHQSQKDGVVFQGTDSREFWQRAEDRNRETAELYHQLGLATYAAMEAFVRWHY
- a CDS encoding PBP1 and LysM peptidoglycan-binding domain-containing protein, with translation MKYFSTLVFFVFFVTCSAFSQGKVVKYTVSSGETINQIAQKFKVTPYDIYELNPDARSGIKPNTVLLIPSTTNKGVDKKETAAVKSAGNSKEIIHEVQPKETFWSIEHKYGISDEALKAANPFLEKDGIQTGQKLVIPAKGSTPKTAVTADKKPKESGSEKYVFHDVQPKETKFGIAKQYNMTVEELEKRNPDIVSGLPVGYRLTIKGKAPKTETTTAVKTEEPKKTAETSKKAVSYMEYQVKPKETFYSLGRVFHLTQDELIALNPSLSEGVKEGMVLKVPAGYVAPQPIVTPQEKPSETIATKEVEKPAEKSYENTGGGIKIVDKVKSETVSIDPEIVELTKKRGQIDRKKVVLLLPFNLAKLQSDTTGMAARLKTDKFLNMTLDFYSGAMMAIDSAKTLKLPIDVSIYDSQETKTTSNVSSLIAQNKLQNVDAVIGPFYQNNAETTANSLRLFNVPVISPLSKDVANPIDNLYQTIPSNDVVRNAIFDYMRSKNGNIVAVVDKKKESVISYIKQNQRGVVFASLTETGALDAANLKSLLLPNRMNYVVMETGNTAMIKTVIKALIDAQKTCQVQLVILEQNSTLDTDEISFDNLVKLKLMYPSVTRDSDEQSASIFKKEYKLKNKTYPNTYATRGFDVTFDTMMRLVQGKTYQETTDLMTTQQVDNKFQFYKKEDGGHANKGVYILYYDSDLTLKVAN
- the guaA gene encoding glutamine-hydrolyzing GMP synthase — protein: MQHNVLILDFGSQYTQLIARRVRELNIFCEIFPYNHIPSDLSSYKAVILGGSPFSVRGEDAPHPDLSQIRGKMPLLAVCYGAQYLAHFSGGEVAASNTREYGRANLSYIKENETFFEGVSENSQVWMSHSDSIKALPTNAVKLASTHDVEYAAYKIEGETTYAIQYHPEVYHSTDGSKMLENFLVKIAEVPQNFTPNAFVEEMVGELKEKLGNDKVVLGLSGGVDSTVAAVLLNKAIGQNLYCIFVNNGLLRKNEFQNVLDQYKGMGLNVKGVDAGDRFLSELAGISDPETKRKTIGRVFIEVFDDESHLLEDVKWLAQGTIYPDVIESVSVKGPSATIKSHHNVGGLPDYMKLKIVEPLRMLFKDEVRRVGATLGIDPELLGRHPFPGPGLSIRILGDITPEKVRILQDVDSVFIEGLKSWGLYDKVWQAGAILLPVNSVGVMGDERTYEKVVALRAVESTDGMTADWVHLPYDFLMKVSNDIINKVKGVNRVVYDISSKPPATIEWE
- a CDS encoding lytic transglycosylase, coding for MRELLTISLVFILSFNKIAAQDSIIEHKIQKGETAYFIAQKYKVSIDEIYKLNPESQNGIKDNQIIKIPVHSSENTNSKQQTHIVAPKETLFGLSKQYNVSVEAIQNANQAVLVNGLQIGQELIIPHTVNSSKIENAASSKTTHQVVAKESLFSIAREYNVSVQDLENLNKDILVNGLQIGQTITIPNKRKTIDGRVRVINQETVFHVVEPKETKFSIAKKYGISIDQLESQNPEIVNGLIVGNKLAINTTAIKPANESEELMLALAEKQVVVEKTKAKTVEIEDLKDRLVVQKEMNQKIIKINDLKVNLNDMNGSKENSVEKLRLVLEANKNVQDILMAKLDSLVNAMNSDLKELKRMDILNVDESKRLEKLSYESIGKTSDLSSQLKKELAENRKAYAGLMNKVEKIAVEENQEYKKKVRESEKNNNVTSLQQRLSLEEIKRYKIDQEKGDAQNQLLIAKIDSLDTQKQIEVKRHISKASYYSMEARKFDDKLALVKLKKYQGEAIKKQNKPVSEETSKAISIEEMRKELKENPFKNEKNIKIEVYDNLKEVSNGYYLVLGIFTDSMMRDKLIMKLIDSGDFNACFFFNVNSLSYYVYADKFENMEELLYQCKKKEEDELYKNIIIAKLEVDLR